The Aedes albopictus strain Foshan chromosome 1, AalbF5, whole genome shotgun sequence genomic interval gacgtcgcgcggggtgacttgcaacacccaatgtaaatcccttttcaaacacgcagatttattttttttagtttcaagcatatttgataagtattcttgctactattgtgatatcgtttgggctgacatacttatttttacatttgtttttacataggaaattgaattgtgaatttttatatggaaatattgggGTCAAAAACACTAAGTTACTAATTGTTAATTTAACAtaagttttaatgtatttttcagttcatataatgatccttcagacttttgctggtgaattattagttaaacaacaatatttcgtttttctggactttgaattgttaagaaaatgagtgttgcaagtcaccccgtctaggtacaatatttcaaaacatatgaatataacaaagatattgtaatatttttataaagtaaaatagaaattcatatagctcattatgtatagaatccgcatatagaatattatttttgggaaattttgttttcattcttttgcaggtAACGATTCGAGGTTCACATTTTTGTTACTCTTTCAAactaatgttaaatttatgaatattttgttggaactattttcataaaagtaaaaatcgtggctactactcagatagtatgtgcactttatagttcaactgagttttggtatgtaaacgtccgatttttacgttttgttgataaacatagacagaagacatcaagtgttgcaagtcaccccgccgttgcaagtcaccccatttgacggtactgaTAGTTGTACTCACCCGTCCCAGTTCGCTGGAATAGGTTTCCAGAATTTGCATCCGCTGGCCGTTGCTGCGGGCGCACAGAATGTCGATGATGGCCTGCTCATCGGTTCCGAAGCCCTTCATGGCGGCCCGCAGGGCGTTGGCATCGGCCGACGCATCGAATCCCTCCGCTGGGACCACGGTTGGTTTGGGCTGAAAACACGAAGTCGGAACAGTTATTTGTTGGTGAACAAATGtaactttttatttttgtttttatttttttactttttgacCTCATTTCATCTTTATGTTTTCCATATTATTTTAATTGGTTTTCATTACTTGTTTCAATGTAGTTCTTAATTGTTGATTACTCATTTTGTTGCCCATTTTCTTACTTTTGGCATTTCTATTTTTTGAGTTCTAGTTTATTAAGCTATCATTATTCCATTCACATCAATCGTTTTCCATTTGTTATTCGTTTTCGGAAGTAGGTATCGATCGACTGACCGGATTTCGTCATCGACCCACCACTCCATTTTGGGAGGGAAAATATGGAAAACGCTCACCGATTAGTAGATACTTACAGTGTAGTACCAGGACATATTTCTTGAACAATACTGAttcgagttaacagcaagtggaATTATACACTATTGTACGGCGTGGATTGTGGAATGCGGATGACTGGTCGCTTCAAAGTATCTGCTAATTGGCTAACTGGATGCCACAAAAAATACAGAATCACAATTCCGTGACGACGAGCTGTTGCGACAACGGTCCTATAGATGACGATCCGACTCGCGTAGCGAAAAACTCTGAACTAAATACAACCGAGCTGGGCTGGCTGACGACGGACGCGCGGATGAGATCAGCCACCTGAGAGAGAATTACGCTGCTGCGAAGATGTGTGGTATTTGCTGACGTACCTATATCGAGCATGTGGCAGTGTAGTAAGGAAACTACTACCACAGAGTTGTTCATAATTGTGGTCCCGACGCTACACGCAGCCGGTAAAAACAACAACGTTTCTACATTGGAATCTCTCTCTTGCAACCATATATATACACCCTCGAGAAACAGAAACTCCGAAACAGGTTTTGTGACGACGCGAATTAGGTATTCGTTGCGTAGATCGGAGTTGATGCGATACAATACATCTGCGCCTCGCGGTTGAGACAGTTTGTACTAAAACTTTGTGGAATGTGGGTGTGGTACAAACAAACTTTGGAAtccttaacgttgaaccattcgtcattgaaatcatcgtcatcattgaacatttgaaagcagttttttcgttccaatcaaacatttttgcaacgaaaatggattcactgtgttccacatgaggaatagaatacagtgaatacattttcctgATCGTTGTTTagatttacagcgaaaaaactgcttttctatttccgaaaaatgatgacggatgcttgagccttaaagctCAGGGTATTAATCATCGTTCAAACAAACATGTTTCCTCGTCATTACTGCATATGACGCGATTATAGTAAACATATTCGTCACAGTTGTACATATTTGCAACAGCAATGATTCAAATCATCGTTCCAGTTCACACTAACAGGCGATTAAACGTGAATGATTCCTCAAACtttcatgtgtcagatgaggagtctccatttgactttttttttcacttttgaatGTTCCTTCGctaactttgcgtattcaggcgtccctgctcaacaaactagggaacctgtactaattggttgcgaccacattttatggataactcgcttccattgctactccaagagagtttcattatgggtttgttactacaacgccctgcattgtggtataccataactattgctttgaaggAAAATTGTCctgctgcggtctgtgcggaccacaAGAGgtgttcctgaatggaactctgatctgttcaggTTCAAAATAtgttcggataaaccagtcttttgtatagctataAATCTCCAGCTTCAGTCTCGAGGATtttagctatagaatcgatttaatgggcactaaaaagctctgcttacttcaaatctccaggagcaaatgggctTTTGTCTTATGtttctccaaagggatttgagtatttcaaacatgttttgaactctggtagttttctattgggtatttttatCGCGTGAAATTACTcaatagttttatcccgaaaggatgcgtgcgttgtataaagaaggaatgagttccagatttatctggttacctcgttctttctgaaatgcttgaaacgcattgtcgattatcacatttgtgatgttcgtctggctaacatgcatATTCATGTGCACGCACATGCCTTCCAATGTgtgatgtccacagtgactctttttacacaaagttgtatacattttcaagaaaacactcgctcaaacgtagtttttgcttgagtgatttcttgaatattgaggatgcttccgatgacgtgcctttcaatgtcgtaatgaaagtcgcatgacgtcgcaagctacctccaatgagctataagctctctttacgcttatgcgttttacagtgtccttttcagggcactgattaaaccatttgtggtatgggctatgagctctcgttgcgcttatgcgttcattccctcttctagggcaccccttcctatttcctcacctttccctttcctaatcccattccatcccttgtcccattctccctcaggtaaatgatgaaataggcttatatgcatggcgatggcacaaatgtcccaaatggaggatatcgtgcctctggagccggccttctgataccggaTACCTGAAGGCCAAGCGTATAACAACCCCGAAGGTCGGAAGCAATGCCGGTAAgttggaccccagccagggttcccggaaagctgagaAGGGTGGGACTGAAAAGGTTaacccgtcccggaatgatgggaacaaagTATGGCGACCGTTGAtaggccctcaacagccacagagtagggcgaaccaaggggaggaccctccttgACTAAGGTGGAGCGGAGGAAGAGGAAGACGAAACCGCtgggacgccaagccaaggcgcagaAGGGGAGGTGCCAGGCGCGACAAAGGCgaagcgctcgtcatcaagaccgatcagtctaagtactcggacgtcttgaaggcgaagcgaagcgacgccaagctcgtgaatCTGGGAGCCAacatgcgcagtattagacgtactcgcacgggcgagatgatcctggagttaAAGCGCGATAAGAatcgcaagggcgccgcctacaagagagtggcagaagaggtccttggcgagggaGTAGAGGTGAGGGTTctcacacatgaggcgactctaaaggtcaaagacctagacgaggtcatcgaagtggaagagctcgtcacggcgctgcggcaacagtgcgatggcCGTGGCAGCCGTTAGtctacggaaggggccagcagggacacagatatctttggttcagctacctgtggcggacgtcaaaaagttggTTAAAGTAGGGAAGATAAATGTAGGCTGatgcgtatgtcacctgacattccacgagcaaccggaggtttgctttaggtgtctggaaccaggacacaagtcgtgggactgcaaaggccctgacagacgCAAACtttgtaggagatgcggcgctgaaggtcataaggcacaaggctgcacgagtccacccatttgtatgatatgtaccgggaaatccgtgaacaacagacatccaacgggtggtccaaggttcccggccttcaagaaagccgcagtgaataaatcacagtgcaggtaacgcagctgaaccggAACCACTGTGACGTGGCTCAGTaactgtcaggcggtttctgagtgggagacggatatcgccatcatagtggACCCATACCGGCATCATAGTGGACCCGccagcaacggcaactgggtccagaaaaatagcggcgatatggatgacgggtaaataccccgtccaggagttggtgtctactacgtattagggcttcgtggtcgccaaagtaaacggggcttcttctgtagctgttatgcgcctccgcggtggcagatcgagcagttcacgtaaATGCTGGATcgcataacgaccgtgctaacagggcgaaggacggtggtaatagcgggtgactttaatgcctgggccgtggactGCGGAAGCCGCTTCACGAACCAGCTGGCCTACggactaggcggcggatgcagcgagcacgaactgatGAAGAGAGAAacaaacggcgggtggtgttcgccactgCCAAAGTCTGCTGAAGACTGAaggcaagcaaaaaggcatgcgttgagggtctctgtcagagtgtcaatgcgaatccgtggggtgatgcctaaagGATCGTGACGGCCAAGACAAgaagtgtaatggctcctacagagcagtctccagagaagTTGGAAGGTATCATCTAGGGCCTTTTGccgtgtcatgatcctagtccttgcccTCCTTTCGCAGGgcagctggggactggggctggcgtaTTCATGCTCATGGGAATACTGGGAGCGGGCTTGGCGGGGACGGGAACGGTTTAGGCTTTGGGTCAGAAAAATAGTCTCTCCTCCATCGTTGGTGTCAGAGTTCGTCCTACTTCTCCACTACCTgagctttttctttcttctagggtgtctgttgagacCCTGTGGTTAGGAATTTAATCAACATTCACCTGTCTGGACTGCAATGAACATTGCGAGAGAGATTTTGTACTAAAAGATGGTGATACATCTTTTTGTTGCACGACATCTACCAACAAGAGACATTCCAACACACATACATTTTAATGATCGAACTGCTTTGGTGTATCACTATCTGCAAGTTCTGACACGTGTCCCATCCCTCTAGCTGCAGTTGCCGTAAATAACAACACAAATTGCAGCTATAACCATTCCAACCAGGGGGAAACCATCAATAACACAACGCTTGTATTATTCATTCGGAAGTACTCTGTTTGGTTTGGTTTTGCTCGAAGGCAACGTTTATTCTTGGATAGATACACATAGATGAATACACATACGTAGAGATGCATGCCTGGAAAAGAAATCTCAACAGcgaataaattatttttctaaCAAATACAGAGACAAATATTCTACGCGTTAGTTAGTTCGATTCATGGAGATTTAAAATCCTCAATTTGTCTCTCTTGACGTCTGTTCATTTGGTTTGGCAGCTACCTTTTCCATTAGAAATATTCGTGAAGGAGCTTGAGAATGTGAGTCAATCGGAATACTGTGCGCATTAAATGAATAAATTATTTCGCGAAACTATGACGTATACTTTGCATAGAGATTCGTTTTCTGAGAATTCAGACATTTAGATAGCATACACGTAGATGTTTGATGGACTTTGTATGACTCAGGAAACTTGCTCTAAGCATCACCGATAAGTGCAAGTAAGGCACGCTTGTAATCACCAGACGTTTCTCCCTGCAACAAGACCAGACAAATCAATTAGTTATATTAGCTGATAAAAAAAAGGCTCTGCGTGTATACCTTGACAACGCTGTATAGCGACTTGTTGTACATTTGCTCGAACTCGTCCTTGATGTTCTGTAGATCGATCTCCGATCGACATACAATGATGCGGATCAGAGACGCGTCGTCCGTTCCGACGCCGTCCATAGCTTTGTGTAGCCTTTTGGCGAAGAAATGCGGGGTCATTTGGACGCATTCCACAATCGAGCTCAGGGCATCGTACAGTTCACCGCTCAGTTCTGACTTCAGCGCTTGCTCGATTGTACGCCCGGTAAGGCTTTTGTACTCCTCAAAAACAATCTCCAGCTGATCAAAACTAGCGTGGGCCAAGATCTTGTAGAAAACTTCCTCGTCGGTACCGAGCTTTCCTTCGCCCGCGTTATACAACTGGTTGGCCTGTTCGACGGCCAAATCTGGATCAACGGTACCTTGTGGATCGCGACCGCCGATACAGATCATCGTCAACAGCCGCCGGAAGCTACCGGACGTCTCGCTGCAAAGGTGCTCCGCCAATGGACGATCGTACATCTCCTCGTAGTTGGCCACCAAGTCGTGCATCTGTTCGTTGGTTAGCGAGCACAAGATCTCAATCAGAGTCTTCTCGTTAGTCCCGACTCCATCCATGGCCTTGTGCAGTTGTTTGCAGAGGTACTTGGCCGGAGGCATCATGAGCCCGACGATTACATCTTCGAACTTGCCGCCTAGCTCTGACTTCAGATCCTCGATCAAATCCTATGATTCGCAGATATGATTATGAATATCAGTATCATATGTAAAAGGAACTCCCATCATCTTACCCGTCCCAATTCCCGGGTAAAGGCCTCCGAGATTTCCTGACGCTGCTGGTTTGTCCTAGCACAGAGGATGTCGATGATGGCTTGCTCATCGGTTCCGAAGCCCTTCATGGCCTTTCGTAGTGCGTTGGCATCGGCAGAGGCATCGAATTCTTCCGCAGGGTATACCGTAGGGTGAGGCTACAAAATGTCCGCGTTTATAGTACATTATCTCAATCCGAGAAACATTAAATATGTTCGCATCTACTTACAGTATAGTACCAGGACATTTTTAAAACGATTAATATCTAGATTAGGTGATAGGGGATAAATAAATTCAACAGTAATTGACGATCAATCAGGCGGGACGTAAATACACAGTAACTAGACTCTTCAATCGCAAACGCTAGACTGATGAAGGCGATGTGTGATGTGTCAGTTGTAGAGAACACTCGATACACTAACACCAACCACCACAAAACCATACCACTGCAATCTTGCGTATTGCAAATGTTGCGTAGTATCTTCATGTCACACTACAGTTTTAGTCTGAAGATGTGTATTATATTGTGACATGCATGCTTGAAGTTGGAACTGTTTGGACTGTTTGGAAAATTCTACGTGTATCaggttccctgaaaaaaaaatcagaatttctcTTGATTTGCTTTGAATAATATTTACCTGCGAAATTTTGATCGCCAGAGTTTGTTCAAAAACTAGGAATTTACCGGGGATTTTGCGCTCCCGTTTGCCTTGCCGCGTGGACACTTCTGCAGGGCAGCCACCACGTTCTATTTGCGAAGGGAGCGCGTCGGTCGGTTCGTTAGCCTCGTCAACTGCTTCAGCTTTTTCATTCACGGGTTGTTTATTGAATTTTGGAGTTCTGCAACAGGTATCTCTGTCGCTTCCTCAATCTCCGTCACGCCCACCAATTCCTTTTCGTTCATTTCGTACGGCATCATCTTCGGTTGTACAGGTTTCACTGTATGCTATCTTCAACAGCTTTCCGCTCATCGAACACTACATCCCGGGACGTGAAGATCTGTCTTGTTCTTGGGTCCAAAATTCGATACCCATTCGTTGTGTATCCAATCATCAAATTCTTGGTGGAAGTCTTCGAATCCAACTTGTCTCGCTTTTCCTTAAATACGCACGTATGCGCTGTTGATCCAAAAACTCGCATCTTGTCCACGTTTGGTTTTCGGCCGTACCAGTTTTCAAACAAAGTCTTCTTTTCTTTAACCGCCGACGTCGGACTTCGGTTTAACGTGCATGCAGTAGTCTGTAAAGTTTCGCACCACATTGACTTCGATAATCCAGCATCTTAAAGCATCGACCTCGCCTTCTTCGACAGCGTACGGTTCATGTTTTCTGCTAATCCATTCTGTTGAGGACTGTACGGTAAGGTAAAGTCCAAATGAACTCCTTCGGCCAGACAAACATCACGGAACGATTTGCTTGTGCATTCTCCGCCGTTGTCGCATCTGAGCTTCGAAATTTTCACACCTAAAATGCTGTCACCTGGGCATGGTATCGTTCAAACACCTCCGGAACTTCATCTTCGGACTCCCGCAAGTACACTGCGGTGAAGTGACTAAAATCATCAATAAATGTCACGTAATACCGCTTTCCATTCCAAGTAGCTGGGGTGAACGGTCCGCACACATCCGAATGGATCGTTTCCAGCAATCTGCTTGAACGTGGACTCGTTGAGTCTTCGAAAACTTGTCTAGTCTGCTTTCCGGCCATACAAACTTCGCATATGCATCTACTTGGCCAGTCTTCAATCTTCGATGTAGTTTCTACCATCTCGTGTTTCCAAAGACTCTTCAGGTTCGCGGTGCCTGGATGTCCATATCTTCTATGCCACAATTCGAATCCGTCGCGTTTCGAAGCCATCGCACTTGCACTCGTTGCTGTGTTACCATCACGTAGGGATACATCCAATGCATACGGCTGATCAGCTCGACGACCAGTGCCCACGATTCGTCCATCCTTCTCTATTGTTACTTTACCGCCGACGATCTTCACTGCCATTCCGCTGTGTTTCAATCGTCGCACCGAGAACAGATTGCACTGCAACCGTCGGTGCTGCAACTCCGGTACGTAGAGCACCTCGTTTACCACGGCAGGCAGCTTTTTCCCGTTGACCAGCATATCCACTCTCACGGTGCCTGCGGTTTCTGCTACGATCACTTGACCAGACTTCGCTACAGCAATATTAACTTTTCGCTTGAATGGATGTAATTCTTCAAATAACGATTCGTTTTTCAACATGTGGTCTGTGGCGCCTGAGTCCAGGAACCACTCAATCTTCAGACTCTCTGCTGCTACTAACGCTCCGCTGCTTCCGCTATAAACGCCACCTCATTCTCACTTGTTACGTTTGTTCCAGCCTTCTGTCGGCGAACTTGTATACCGCCGGACTTCCAATTATTCTCTCGGTCTTTTCTCTCGGCCTGACGGGTTTCGGGATAGTCTGTTCGGACGTTTCAGGAGCGTCGGAAGGGCTCAAGTGGTTACAtagagtccgagggggtttcaggagttCTTGATGTTTCATAGGTTTTTTAGCGGGTTTGTTTCAGAGGAGTAGTGGTAGACTCCGGAGGATCTCAGGGGCATTATAGGAGATTTTGAAGGGAGTTTAACGGGGCCTACAGCACTGATCTGAACtgagcttcagggagatttcagaagcattttaatgcgtttcatgaacgtttcaggcggtttcagaAAGGATTCAAGACGTTACAGGCTGATTAGGCTTATGGAACAGTAGTTCTCTGATTGTTTTTCTAGCTTCTCAGCATAAATTTATGtggttttgatttcaaaatgctCAGATATAATATTCATATTGATAAGACTCCCCATGGGCAGCATGTTGTCAAATAATCGGTGTTATTTAGCCCCAATTCCCGTATATTATGATATTCTCATAGAATAAGCAGTTTTTTTCCAGACATATTTATTTGTCTTCGCATAATATGAGATGCTCATGAGACTGCattgtttttattgtgtatgtattttataaataaatcattttgggcTTTTTGGGTAGCATTACATTAACCCACATGATTCATTTGGCCTTAATTCCTTcacatttttaaaggaaattttagTTAGCTTATCGGAATTCaaactttttttaaattgtttgggGTTTATGTCAAGTCCATGTGGAAGATATGATCTTTCTGATTACTCTTATACATGCTTATTTGACTTATGTGACCTCTATTCATTTATGAGAGATGTCGGGTTTTGAGCATTtgttgaatccaattggaaatcgttggagatataccatgaccccgtgcggtttccaatatggcatcgaaaagcacgttgtcaaaggcaccctcgatatctaagaaaacacccaagcaggattgcttttgagcgaatgccttctcgatatcgtaaacaactttatgtaaaagagtcacagtggactttccagattggtaagcatgttggttcacaagaAGAGGCAcactggccagatgaacatcacggatgtgatgatcgacaatgcgttctaagcatttaagAAGAAAAGAGCATTTAAGAAgaaaatatccacacatccggggaagcgtgtactgaataaacattccaaaacttcctcatcagaggaagtgaaatcaccatttggcaaatgaagtacgttcacttgaaaattcttagatttttcaatgattttgttcagccgactggcttcactcaaactggaaacatttgtacaaaggttttttccagccggatcgttcagcagaccgaagagctttctggtaggcctaagcctccgatccagctgaacgtcgtctgttccaactctttctacattgtttcctaagtttcgccagatcagagttcaaccaaggggttcctcttgtgatcttcacagaccgtagagggcatgcttcttcaaaagctttcatgATGACGGCCGTTGTAGTGTCAacagcatcatctaaatcacttggagtatcAATGGAtgttgagtatccat includes:
- the LOC134285628 gene encoding annexin B10-like, producing MSWYYTPKPTVVPAEGFDASADANALRAAMKGFGTDEQAIIDILCARSNGQRMQILETYSSELGRVSTTISTVKWGDLQRRGDLQHLMSSVYVYQQNVKIGRLHTKTQLNYKVHILSE
- the LOC109429307 gene encoding annexin B10, with the protein product MSWYYTPHPTVYPAEEFDASADANALRKAMKGFGTDEQAIIDILCARTNQQRQEISEAFTRELGRDLIEDLKSELGGKFEDVIVGLMMPPAKYLCKQLHKAMDGVGTNEKTLIEILCSLTNEQMHDLVANYEEMYDRPLAEHLCSETSGSFRRLLTMICIGGRDPQGTVDPDLAVEQANQLYNAGEGKLGTDEEVFYKILAHASFDQLEIVFEEYKSLTGRTIEQALKSELSGELYDALSSIVECVQMTPHFFAKRLHKAMDGVGTDDASLIRIIVCRSEIDLQNIKDEFEQMYNKSLYSVVKGETSGDYKRALLALIGDA